A genome region from Pseudomonas pergaminensis includes the following:
- the queF gene encoding NADPH-dependent 7-cyano-7-deazaguanine reductase QueF (Catalyzes the NADPH-dependent reduction of 7-cyano-7-deazaguanine (preQ0) to 7-aminomethyl-7-deazaguanine (preQ1) in queuosine biosynthesis), with product MHPAAEHSPLGKSSEYISTYTPSLLFPIPRAAKWAELGLSAETLPYKGVDFWNCFELSWLLPSGKPVVAIGEFSIPADSPNIIESKSFKLYLNSLNQTAFADTASLEATLRTDLSAAAGAPVSVRIRSLAEIEAEGVMALPGVCIDDLDISVSNYEHPRPELLRCDASRVVEESVHSHLLKSNCPVTSQPDWGSVVVEYRGSALDHASLLEYIVSFRQHSDFHEQCVERIFLDLQRLLKPEKLTVYARYVRRGGLDINPYRSTEDVAFQNVRLARQ from the coding sequence ATGCATCCCGCAGCCGAACATTCGCCGCTGGGCAAGTCCAGTGAATACATCTCCACCTACACGCCGTCTTTGCTGTTCCCGATCCCGCGTGCCGCCAAATGGGCCGAACTGGGCCTGAGCGCCGAGACCCTGCCTTACAAGGGCGTGGATTTCTGGAACTGCTTCGAACTGTCCTGGCTGTTGCCGTCGGGCAAGCCGGTGGTGGCCATCGGCGAATTCAGCATCCCGGCCGACTCGCCGAATATCATCGAGTCGAAGTCGTTCAAGCTGTACCTCAACTCGTTGAACCAGACCGCGTTTGCCGATACGGCAAGCCTTGAAGCGACCTTGCGCACCGACCTCAGCGCCGCTGCCGGTGCGCCTGTGAGCGTGCGTATCCGCAGCCTGGCCGAGATCGAGGCAGAAGGGGTGATGGCTTTGCCGGGTGTGTGCATTGATGATCTGGATATCAGCGTCAGCAACTACGAGCATCCGCGCCCGGAACTGCTGCGCTGCGATGCCTCGCGCGTGGTCGAGGAAAGCGTGCACAGTCACCTGCTCAAATCCAACTGTCCGGTGACCAGCCAGCCGGACTGGGGCAGTGTGGTGGTGGAATATCGGGGTTCGGCGCTGGATCACGCGAGCCTGCTGGAATACATCGTGAGCTTTCGCCAGCACTCGGACTTCCATGAGCAGTGTGTGGAGCGCATCTTCCTGGACTTGCAGCGCTTGCTGAAGCCGGAAAAATTGACCGTGTATGCGCGGTATGTGCGGCGGGGTGGGTTGGATATCAACCCGTACCGCAGTACTGAGGATGTGGCGTTCCAGAACGTGCGCCTGGCTCGCCAGTAG
- a CDS encoding DUF4404 family protein has protein sequence MPDRKKLEEQVEILRGQLEQEPPLSEEKREALEALIAKFELQLELEPATQTPSISDDVNQAAIEFDAEHPVISGTLRNIMNTLGSMGI, from the coding sequence ATGCCTGATCGCAAAAAACTGGAAGAACAGGTCGAGATCCTGCGCGGGCAGTTGGAACAGGAACCGCCGCTGTCGGAAGAAAAGCGTGAAGCACTGGAAGCCTTGATTGCCAAGTTTGAATTACAACTCGAACTTGAGCCGGCCACTCAAACACCCAGTATTTCCGACGATGTCAATCAAGCGGCCATCGAGTTCGATGCTGAGCACCCGGTTATTTCCGGGACATTGCGCAATATCATGAACACGCTGGGCAGCATGGGGATCTAA
- a CDS encoding HAD family phosphatase, with protein MPHAEIAIASAPALTAVLFGLSGCLVDFGSQARSDSPSPDSQATPGALKILRSLKEQGVPCAWLDELPPAVTAPLAATLPDWIKATPPSSIRWPAPHACWQALMALNIERLEGCVLVSGEPRLLQSGLNAGLWTIGLASCGSLCGMAPEQWQALTEQEREFKRGKATLALYGLGVHSVIDHLGELGTCLADISLRQLKGEKP; from the coding sequence ATGCCTCACGCCGAGATAGCCATCGCCAGCGCTCCCGCCTTGACCGCCGTTCTGTTTGGCCTGAGTGGCTGCCTGGTGGACTTCGGTTCCCAGGCACGCTCCGATTCCCCTTCTCCCGACTCCCAAGCCACACCGGGGGCGCTGAAGATCCTGCGCAGCCTCAAGGAACAAGGCGTGCCCTGCGCCTGGCTGGATGAACTCCCCCCCGCCGTCACCGCCCCCCTGGCCGCCACGCTGCCCGACTGGATCAAGGCCACGCCGCCCTCCTCCATTCGCTGGCCCGCGCCCCATGCTTGCTGGCAAGCCTTGATGGCACTGAATATCGAACGCTTGGAGGGCTGCGTGTTGGTCAGCGGCGAACCACGCCTGCTGCAATCAGGCCTCAATGCCGGGTTGTGGACCATCGGGCTGGCCTCCTGCGGCTCGCTGTGCGGCATGGCACCCGAGCAATGGCAGGCACTGACCGAACAGGAACGCGAATTCAAGCGCGGCAAGGCCACCCTCGCGCTGTACGGGCTGGGGGTGCACTCGGTGATCGATCACCTGGGCGAACTCGGCACGTGCCTGGCCGACATCAGCCTGCGCCAGCTTAAAGGCGAGAAGCCCTGA
- a CDS encoding MlaA family lipoprotein yields MRWSHYFAQLSVCATVLLAPFAAHAASEDDPWESINRPIFTFNDTVDTYALKPLAQGYQFVTPQFVQDGVHNFFRNIGDVGNLANNVLQLKPHNAGVDTARLLVNTTFGVLGFIDVGTKMGLQRSDEDFGQTLGYWGVGSGPYVMLPLLGPSTLRDAPSKYVDSYTQPYRYMNDIGWRNSTFGLNIVDTRASLLDSEKLITGDKYTFIRNAYLQNREFKVKDGKVVDDF; encoded by the coding sequence ATGCGCTGGAGCCACTACTTCGCTCAGTTGTCAGTGTGTGCCACTGTCCTGCTGGCCCCGTTTGCCGCGCACGCAGCGTCGGAAGACGACCCGTGGGAAAGCATCAACCGCCCGATTTTCACCTTCAACGATACCGTGGACACCTACGCCCTCAAGCCATTGGCCCAGGGCTATCAGTTTGTAACACCGCAATTCGTCCAGGATGGCGTGCACAACTTCTTCCGCAACATCGGCGATGTCGGCAACCTGGCCAACAACGTGCTGCAGCTCAAACCCCATAATGCCGGTGTCGACACCGCCCGCCTGCTGGTCAACACCACCTTCGGCGTGCTGGGCTTCATCGACGTAGGCACCAAAATGGGGCTGCAACGCAGCGACGAAGACTTTGGCCAGACTCTCGGCTACTGGGGTGTCGGTAGCGGCCCTTACGTGATGCTGCCACTGCTGGGCCCGAGCACCTTGCGTGACGCGCCGTCCAAGTACGTGGACAGCTACACCCAACCGTATCGCTACATGAACGATATCGGCTGGCGCAACAGCACCTTCGGCCTGAACATCGTTGACACCCGTGCCAGCCTGCTCGACAGCGAGAAGCTGATCACCGGTGACAAGTACACCTTTATCCGTAACGCTTACCTGCAGAACCGCGAGTTCAAGGTCAAGGACGGCAAGGTCGTCGACGACTTTTAA
- a CDS encoding PilZ domain-containing protein codes for MSEHERDYAEKRDFIRMRVDADVSLIHAGQEIAGVCVDLSSSGMQVQAPRQFNVGDLLTVRIDSEHAALKGLEADTEVVWTKASGDDQHLGLRILKMR; via the coding sequence ATGAGCGAACACGAGCGCGACTACGCCGAAAAACGCGATTTCATCCGCATGCGTGTGGATGCCGATGTGTCTTTGATCCACGCAGGCCAGGAGATCGCTGGGGTTTGCGTAGACCTGTCCAGCTCCGGCATGCAGGTGCAGGCGCCTCGCCAGTTCAACGTAGGCGACCTGTTGACCGTGCGCATCGATTCGGAGCACGCCGCCCTCAAGGGCCTGGAGGCGGACACCGAGGTGGTCTGGACCAAAGCCAGCGGTGACGACCAGCACCTGGGCCTCAGAATCCTGAAAATGCGCTGA
- the rssB gene encoding two-component system response regulator RssB, which yields MQKTSATLLIIDDDEVVRASLAAYLEDSGFSVLQASNGQQGLQVFERDQPDLVICDLRMPQMGGLELIRQVTERAPQTPVIVVSGAGVMNDAVEALRLGAADYLIKPLEDLAVLEHSVRRALDRARLLVENQRYREKLETANRELEASLNLLQEDQNAGRQVQMNMLPVSPWTIDEFKFAHQIIPSLYLSGDFVDYFRVDERRVAFYLADVSGHGASSAFVTVLLKFMTTRLLFESKRNGTLPEFTPSEVLGHINRGLISCKLGKHVTMVGGVIDEETGLLTYSIGGHLPMPVLYTPDSVRYLEGRGLPVGLFNEATYEDHILELPPTFSLTLMSDGILDLLPEPTLKEKEAALPQKVKSAGGSLDGLRQVFGLATLGEMPDDIALLVLSRNL from the coding sequence ATGCAAAAAACCAGTGCCACGCTGCTGATAATCGATGACGACGAAGTAGTGCGCGCGAGCCTCGCGGCCTATTTGGAAGACAGTGGCTTCAGCGTCCTGCAGGCCAGTAATGGCCAACAGGGTCTCCAGGTGTTCGAGCGCGACCAGCCCGACCTAGTGATCTGCGACCTGCGCATGCCCCAGATGGGCGGCCTGGAGCTGATTCGCCAGGTGACCGAGCGTGCGCCACAGACGCCGGTGATTGTCGTGTCCGGTGCCGGCGTGATGAACGATGCCGTCGAGGCCCTGCGCCTGGGCGCTGCCGACTACCTGATCAAGCCCCTGGAAGACCTGGCCGTGCTGGAGCACTCGGTGCGCCGCGCGCTGGACCGGGCCCGCCTGCTGGTCGAGAACCAGCGCTACCGCGAAAAGCTCGAAACCGCCAACCGCGAACTCGAAGCCAGCCTGAACCTGCTCCAGGAAGACCAGAATGCCGGTCGCCAGGTGCAGATGAACATGTTGCCGGTCAGCCCGTGGACCATCGACGAATTCAAGTTTGCGCACCAGATCATCCCGTCGCTGTACCTGTCGGGTGATTTTGTCGACTATTTCCGCGTTGATGAGCGCCGGGTGGCGTTCTACCTGGCCGACGTGTCCGGCCACGGCGCTTCTTCAGCGTTTGTCACCGTGTTGTTGAAGTTCATGACCACACGGTTGCTGTTCGAATCCAAACGCAATGGCACCTTGCCGGAGTTCACCCCCTCCGAGGTGCTGGGCCACATCAACCGAGGTCTGATCAGCTGCAAGCTGGGCAAGCACGTGACGATGGTCGGCGGCGTTATTGATGAAGAAACCGGTCTTTTGACCTACAGCATCGGCGGTCACCTGCCGATGCCGGTTTTATACACTCCAGACAGTGTGCGTTATCTGGAAGGGCGTGGTCTGCCGGTGGGCTTGTTCAATGAAGCCACCTACGAAGACCACATCCTGGAACTGCCGCCGACTTTCAGCCTTACGCTGATGTCCGATGGCATCCTGGACCTTCTTCCAGAGCCTACACTCAAAGAGAAAGAAGCTGCCTTGCCCCAAAAGGTCAAGTCGGCGGGCGGCAGCCTGGATGGCCTGCGGCAGGTTTTTGGATTGGCCACGCTAGGGGAGATGCCGGATGATATCGCCCTATTGGTGTTGAGCAGGAATCTTTGA
- the rssC gene encoding anti-sigma factor antagonist RssC, translating to MSTGRIQFAEQDGTFVLKFVGEVRLTLCSALDATIERIFTALNFSAIVIDLTETRSIDSTTLGLLAKLSILSRQKVGLLPTVVTTHEDITRLLQSMGFDQVFNIVDRPIPCPECLTDLPSQDQSEEVVRVKVLEAHKILMGLNESNREAFHDLVNALERH from the coding sequence ATGAGTACCGGAAGAATCCAGTTCGCCGAGCAAGACGGGACCTTCGTCCTGAAGTTTGTCGGTGAAGTGCGCCTGACCTTGTGTTCGGCGCTGGATGCGACGATTGAGCGGATCTTCACAGCCTTGAATTTCTCGGCGATCGTGATCGATCTGACCGAAACCCGCAGCATCGATAGCACCACGCTGGGCCTGTTGGCCAAGCTGTCCATTTTGTCTCGGCAGAAGGTCGGCCTGTTGCCGACTGTCGTCACCACCCACGAAGACATCACTCGGCTGCTGCAGTCCATGGGCTTTGATCAGGTGTTCAACATCGTTGACCGCCCGATCCCCTGCCCGGAATGCTTGACCGACCTGCCGTCCCAGGACCAGTCCGAGGAAGTCGTGCGGGTCAAGGTGCTGGAAGCGCACAAGATCCTGATGGGCTTGAACGAGTCCAACCGCGAAGCCTTCCACGACCTCGTCAACGCGTTAGAGCGCCACTGA
- the tal gene encoding transaldolase has translation MTSKLEQLKQFTTVVADTGDFSTLAKLKPQDATTNPSLLLKAASIPGYANLLDEAVKDCNGDVGLASDRFAVAVGQEILKVVPGRISTEVDARLSFDEAAILKRAHRLIDLYDKAGVGRDRVLIKIASTWEGIRAAEKLEKEGIQTNLTLLFSFAQAVACAEAGVFLISPFVGRIYDWYKKANGNDYTGAEDPGVQSVTRIYNYYKANGYKTVVMGASFRNLSQIEELAGCDRLTISPDLLEKLAADEGKLERKLSPGHAGEARVHLTEAQFRWESNEDAMATEKLAEGIRQFARDQEKLEALLTAKL, from the coding sequence ATGACTTCCAAGCTGGAACAACTCAAGCAATTCACCACTGTCGTAGCCGATACCGGCGATTTTTCTACCCTCGCCAAGCTCAAGCCGCAAGACGCCACCACCAACCCTTCCCTGCTGCTCAAGGCCGCTTCGATCCCAGGCTATGCCAACCTGCTGGACGAAGCCGTAAAGGACTGCAACGGTGACGTAGGCCTGGCCAGCGACCGTTTTGCGGTGGCGGTGGGTCAAGAGATCCTCAAAGTAGTGCCGGGCCGCATTTCCACCGAGGTGGATGCCCGCCTGTCATTCGACGAAGCTGCCATTCTCAAGCGTGCGCACCGTCTGATCGACCTGTACGACAAAGCCGGCGTTGGCCGCGACCGCGTGCTGATCAAGATCGCCTCCACCTGGGAAGGCATCCGCGCGGCGGAGAAGCTGGAAAAAGAAGGCATCCAGACCAACCTGACCCTGCTGTTCTCGTTCGCCCAGGCTGTGGCGTGTGCAGAGGCTGGCGTGTTCCTGATCTCGCCGTTCGTGGGCCGTATCTACGATTGGTACAAAAAGGCCAATGGCAACGACTACACCGGTGCTGAAGACCCGGGCGTGCAGTCGGTGACCCGCATCTACAACTACTACAAGGCCAACGGCTACAAGACCGTGGTGATGGGTGCGAGCTTCCGCAACCTGAGCCAGATCGAAGAGCTGGCTGGCTGCGATCGCCTGACCATCAGCCCCGACTTGCTGGAGAAGCTGGCGGCCGATGAAGGCAAGCTGGAGCGCAAGTTGTCGCCAGGCCATGCCGGTGAAGCGCGTGTGCATTTGACTGAAGCGCAGTTCCGTTGGGAGTCCAACGAGGATGCGATGGCGACTGAGAAGTTGGCGGAGGGGATTCGTCAGTTTGCTCGCGACCAAGAGAAGCTTGAAGCGTTGTTGACTGCCAAGCTGTAA